Within Macaca nemestrina isolate mMacNem1 chromosome 12, mMacNem.hap1, whole genome shotgun sequence, the genomic segment TTCTGAAGAACAAAATTTAGATGTAGGAGAGAAAGAATTAAGATGCAGCGATATGGCAGGAAGTTATCTGTGATGGAGGAAAGCCCAGAAAACCTCAGTCTAGTGAAACTTCTTCAAACAAATAGgtaatttggaaagaaaactaGACATGCATTCAGGTCCTAAGCACGGGACTGGAGACCTAGAGGTAGGAGTGGGTGGTGAGCAGAACTCTTTCCAGTCTTGCTCCTATGCTAAGCACACAGTGGCAAAGTGTCCTCTACAAAGTATTAGGAAGCCACACTCCAACCCTTCAAGTTTCTCTTTTCATGAATGTGTTTAGAAATATAAATCTGAAAattgaatgtttttctttaaaataaggaaattaagagTGTGGTGAAAaatagagggagaaagaaggcagATTTCACTATAAAGAGTTTCCTCTTTCACAATGTTGCTTAATCAGTTTGCAGATTCTCACCAAATGGGAACTTAAGAGAGTGGATTTGGGAAGCTACAGAACAGCTACGGTGGTCAGATATGATACATTGAATTCTAGTACCAGAACTCAGGAAGAGAGGAAtgcaagaaagagaagagaatgtaTGCACACAAGGAAAGGCTCTGTGATCTCCTTCACCAGTCAGTAAATATATCCTGTGAGCCAGGTGATGCCTGGCACTGTCCTAGGCATTCATAAAATGAGGGAAGTTTATTGTCTACGTATTTCATTGGGCTTCTGAGAGTATCAAATGTCATGCTAGACCTGGAAATGCCAGTCAAGTGGGAGTACATGTGatgtacattaaaatattaatatatcttattttcaaattctaaaaattataatgacttacattttcattataattGTTGTCatgagaaaatgtttgaaaatttagaaaaagatataataaaatttatcaatttaattttatatttatattaagttCTTTTAAAGAGACatggagagagaagagacagagaaaatagagaaggagggagagaaaagagtaaGAGATAGGGGAGAGAGCAAAGGGAGAAAACTGCACACAAAGTTTAACCTATACGTGATGAATAAATTAACACATAAGGAATCACTAAGTAAATGAGAACATAGTCTTATCTTTCTAGCTAAGATTTCTTTCTGGAGAAAAGTGATTATTTATCTTCCTTTTATGTGCTTCTCTTTATTCTTGTCTCATTCCCACAATGCCAAACAAGAAGTAGAGCAAGCGACTATCAGAAAACAAGTCCAAATTACCGCTTTATAGAACTATAAAAGAACTAAGAATATCTTAATAataaacaatcagaaatgacaagatTTGAAAAAGATCGGAGCGATTAAAATGATCAAAATTAGGCAAGATACATATTCTGAAGAAAATACTAATGTTCAGGACAATAATGGCAACATATAACTTTTCTTCCAGACCATATTACCATGCACATTCAACTTTCTGTTTGTTCATTATAATATGTCAATGGAAAAAGCCAGACAAAACTTCCTTCTGCTGAACCAATGGTATTGAGGTTTCTCTCTAGAGACAAAAGCATGGGATCTTTCATAAATGGCAGCACCCAACCTGCAGCCTTTACTCGAATGGGCATTCCAGAGAAAGTACCTGCCTGGCTTGTCATGTCCATCTTCTCTCTCACCTGGGTAACTGAACACATAGTTAGACATGCCTGTCGCCTCTGTGAGCTCATGTATTAATTATTGGTTCTCTTGGTTGCCTCTGGCTTGGGTTTTGCCTTTTCTACCATTCCTGATGCCCTGGATGTCTTCCAGTTTAATGACATCCAGGTTACTGCTGGTTACTGCTGATGTGGTCTTCAtccacattttcttcttcatagAGTCTTAAGTTTTCTCACAATGACCTTGGATAATTTGGAAGTCATTTCTCACCATTAAAGTACACTTCACAGCTCAATCTTTCCAGAGTCCAAGAGGAGagactattttgttttgttttgttggttggttggttggttttggaCCAAGAGCCTGGCCCTTGTTTTCTCCCTCCCTGTccttctaagacagttcttttcttACAGACTGAGCATTCTGACCTATTCCTCTGTCTATACAAAAGTAACATGAACCTGGCCTGCTCTGGTGTAACTGAAAACTACATGTATTGCCTAGTGGCACAGGTGCAGATTCAGTCATGGGTACTGTTCTCATTTTCACCTCCTACTCCCTATTTTAAACACCATGTCTTACATGACACTCCCTGGGAGCAGTGTGGGGACACAGGACacctatttttctcttatttgcaCTGTTTTTGCGGTAGATACGGCTTTTTCTCATCAGAGAGCCTCTTTTTTCATCCCCAAACTACTTTATTCTTGATTGCCTTCACCATAATAAATGCTAATTTGTGTTAAACAGGCtctgatttttccattttaagtaTGTTTTCACCTGAATGTTAATTGAAAGGTATGTTTctaacacacatttttaaatgattgtaaTGTTTGTCTAGTAAGACATTGAACATCAAACATgctgttaaaattttaattttctcaaacTATATTCAGTGCTATCTTACTATTTAATAAAAGAGtcaatttcttctttaattcttGCACAACACTTTTATACAGTAGGTTCAATGAGATAAATTACTGTAATCAATATCACATATCTAATGGATGAGGACTCAGAGTCACATCTTACCGTGAAAACTGAACTTTTTGGCATTGTGCCCTTTAGACTTTCTGAATTCTAGTTTCCCCACATCATATCTTGTTTTGTCCTTACAGAAACTTCGTGTTTGAAATGTAAAGCACATAAGGTTATCTTCTCTGTAATATTGATGAATCTCTGTACTCTTTCTAATTAAAGCTATTTCAAATATTAATCAAATATCTTTCTCAagcttttttttctctagcttttttttctctctctctttccgaATATCTGGCATTCAAATCAAGTTTCTGCCAAAACACATCTAATACCAGCTCTCTTCTCCCAGAACTTTGCCTCAGAggctataaataaatattacatgtgagaggcagaaaataaaatgtatgattttattatatgcaaaatattactttggttagaaaatatttactaaattgatgaataaatgagtgacaGAAAGTATGATATAGGCATAAAAGGGGTATTTAAGTTAAAATTAGACCAACACGGTGGGCCTTAATTCAATatactggtgtccttgtaagaagagtaAATTTGGATGCCCAAGAAGAAAACAGgggcacacacacatagagaaaaGGGCATTGAAGAACATAGCGAGAAAGTGGACATGTGCAAACAAGGAGAGAAGTCTCAGGAGAAAACAAATCTGTTAAcactttaattttagattttgctggccttcagaactgcaaaaaggaaaaatatttctgttgttAAGCTACTCagtttggtattttgttatagcatccctagcaaactaatacaatagGTAACCATATTTTGGAACAAATTCTATGCTAAAAGTACAGATATACTATTAATTATAGAGGGGATAAAAATTCTATAATTAGAGTTGAAAAGTCATAAAGACAAGGATATGTGAAAATTCCTTTACCTTTGTAGCTGTTACAAATGTCAAAATTTCTGATTTTGTCTTGCAGGGGTGAGAACcagaaatctacattttaacaagtaTCATAAGAGTTTCTGATCCATATTATCTGGGGACTGTGAGTTGAAAAACACTGCTTCATGATACTTAAATGTTTATACAACATGCTCAACCAAAGATAACTGCGGCCACAAGAGGAATCTTGCCACATTCCAAAGGCATCAGCCAGGCCAACAAATTGAAATAACCTATAATAAGTGGTTTGGTACTGTGGGGGCGTTTCCTAATATTTACACCTTTATACTCCCAAAATAAATCAAGTAAGCTGGTTACTAATTATCTGGGTAATAAAAACACTGAAATGCCCTGTTCATTTCTCTCTCTAAAATGCCTTCTTCATCAGCTTTCCCAGAGGCCAAAAATGGATGATTAACTCTTCATACCCTTGTATAATCACATAAAAACTCCTTTTCAGTTCTAATTACCTTTTGCAGGGGCTCTTCTCATCCCCAAGTGTACAAGAATGGATTAGTTTCTCCAATTAGCTCCTGGATGTCTGGAATCAAAGGACTGAGTTCTGAGTGGATCAGAGACAGGAAGAGGAGACGTGGATCAGAGACAGGAAGAGGAGACGAAGTCCCTGAGAGTAGTCAGGAATCAGGAGCATATAGGGTTACCTGAGCACCCAGAATAATCATCAATAACATCCCAGTGTTTCCAAGAACCTAGCCTGATTTCCTTCCTCCCCTGGGTGATGGAGTACGCATTCAATTTAAAAATCCCTTTTTAAATTCACTTATGATTGTAAAGTGAATGCAATTATCCAGTGTGCATTAACTGGAGTTATGCCCTATCACACAAAAAACATTATCAATAGCACCCACTCTGCTTTCCCAAAGCAGTGGAATTGGTTCAAAACTTTTTCCATATTCTTCACCAATGGTTGGTGCATGGCATCCTCTGGGCTTCCCATCCCGGTATGTCACAAGACCAGTCTCCTCAcccctttttcttttatctccagGGTCTGAGGTAATGAGGTCCAGGGAGCCAGGCCTGCTAGGGAATTGATTAAAGATCCTTGAAAGGGTCTCAATGGATACCTTGCGCAGTTGCATAAAAGTCGTGGATTTAAACATTCATCTTCCACTCACTCTAGCGTTCATGGCCTTTATTTTTAGCCTTGGTATGTGAGGAGTTTATATAGTAACCAGGTGTTTGATGCTGAGTGTAGAGCCAAGAAAAGATCCCAGAAGACTCAGCCCGAGCTttggagagagaaagatagaagGGACTTTGTCTACCAAGAGGCTGCAGAGGGCACCTGCTAAAGATGGTAACTGTTGCAATCAGATCTTGCTGGCTTCATGGGTTCACAGGTCTGATCTTAGCACCAGCTCAGAAAGTAGACAACATCTTTCTCACATTAGTCAATTTCCTTGGTTTCTTGCCCAGAGACTTGCCTCCTCTATGGTAACAGCAGGAATATTGATTAGACCCAGACAGTTAAGCAAGTTAGGTGGGCAAAATTGACATTTAGGCATGAAAGGAGCTCAGTTATTAAAGGTTCAACATCTACCCCCAGTCTCAGACACAAGTTAGTAGAACAGGAGTTTTTTCCAAGAAACAAGGAGATGGGCAGGAAGTAGTCTCTTTGGGAAAATGTTTTCCTGTGACATAAAATGATATTTCCCTGAGTGATCACAAAGTGTGGTCTATTATGATAGAATTAGAACGGTCATTAGACTTGCTCAAGTCCCTTCAGAAAGTAGtcttaaagcaaaacaacttgCGGGCAGAAAACCCATGGGTTAAGTCTATCCTTCTGATCCCACCATATTCTGGACAGCTGCTTAATCCTGGTCAGGAATAATGAAGTCCTTATCAAACCTGCTAATAGATTCTGCAAGGATTTTAAATGAGAGGCACTTAGAATAATTATCATACTAAGAACTCTCTGGGGAACAGGCTAAAGGTGATCTTTTCCAAGCAGATATCTCCTGGCATcattattctcaattttattttatttccaagtcACCTCCTCTAACCTATCCTAATTATTCTCTCTGATTCCTGTTCTGCTCTACCTCCTTACAATCTGAAGCACCAGTTTCAATCCCAAAGAAAGTCTGTCTTGAGTTTATAGGAAAAAAAGATGTGATCCAAACATTTAACATTTCTCTATATCTTTCTAATTTAACCTCCACCCATTTCAGGCTGCCTTAACTTAAATAATTGCTGGGGTTTGTTAACCAAAATTTTTCCAACTTTTCAGTATGTGCCTTGGAACTACAGAGATCTAAGTCTGAATTCCAACTCCGGCACTGACTGACTGCATGATTCTAGGGATATTATAAAATTCTCTAagcctctctttcctcatttgcAAATTGAGACAATAATACTAACTTGAAAAGTTCTTCTAAAGTCTGGGTGTGATGATTTTTGGAATGTCCCTAATACAGAGCCTGGCAAATTGTAGCTGTTCTTCAGTAATtccatttctttccctcttcaACATCCTATTTCATTTTAATGTCAAAAATAATTTCCACCTTAGGTTTATTTTGATGTTAAAATGAAATAGAGTGGTGAAGGAAGAAACAGAATTACTGAAGAGTATCTACTATTTGCCAGGCTCTCTGAATGTTTTACAAGAGTAATTATGGAACATGGACGTTTTAATGAATTTCATCGTGCAATTAAAACACTGAACAGTTAGAGACTATTACATCAATGTAATAAAAACTGATTCTACAGAACACATAAAAATTACATTGTTAACCCAATATGTAGCTTGTCTATCCCTGACAGGTGAATTCGTCACAGCTTTTCTGAATTCACTTTGCTGTGTAATGTGGTAACCACGGACCATGGCCATAGCAGAAGCTGAGGAACACAGTGTGAGAGGCTACATGATCTTCAAGTGGACAGTGAGCTAATAGCCTGGACTATTAATGCCACCGTTATtagagtgagagagaaagtgTCCGTGTATATCTTTATGTGTGTTTCTCCagttagtttatttatttattcagctaaAGGATCAGCAATGCTTTTAAAGGTCTGTTAAGCTAGCTGTGCTACTTGACACTGAATTATTATCTATGTGACAAGAAAGAGTAATCATTGTCTGTATCCTGAAGtctagagaaaaatcaaatattcgTTCAAATCCTATTTTTGTCTTTACTATTTGTCTGATCTTAGAAACGTAAATAATTTTCtctaagcttctgttttcttatctacAGCATAATGTTATCAATAGAATATTCATAGGGTTTTTAAGGAGATAAAACCTGCACCAAGTTACTATTCCTtagctaaataaaaaataacttattcatgcaaaaaaaaatgcttagCGTCTGCTATGTACTGGGGCATGTTCTAAATACTGGATTGACAGAGGCAAACAAAGAAAAGCCCCTACCCTCTTTGAGCTCATATTCTAGTGATGTTAATTGAGAGTGGAAAGATCCCTGCTCTGGAAGTCGGAGGCCTAAATTGGCATATGACCTCTGCCCAGTGACAAGACTCTCCTGagccttcatttcttcctctgtagAAGACTGGGCCTTTCCAGCATCACTGCCCTGTGTTCAGCAGGCTCTCCTGGACATGACCTTGTAGTTGGGGATGTGGCCGTGGTTGATGGTGCTTTAGCCTCTTTTGCCACTTAGGTCCACAGCAGTTGGATTCCTGGACTTCTGGGGAATTTTGGTTACTGACTGACAGGAGGATCAGGGCTTTGATGTCTTACTCTAGCAGTCAGAAATAGCTTCACAGGTCATCATTCACATGCTCTCCACCTCTCTCTGGAATTCTGTAAGCTGAACAGCATTTATGAGCTACTTGGACAAGGCTAAGCTTCTATGTCAGGAAGACCAGAGGAGAAGGTGAGTGAAGGGTTGGTCTGTGTCTAGAATTAGGGCTTGTATGGGCCTGGAGAAgttaatcaaaaacaaaaaagagaaagaaagtaaaaaactaaaactacagCAAAGAAAGCACAGAAAGATAAGGGAGAAGAAAACAAGGTGAAATGAAAGTTGGAATATTAGTGAGAGGTCTGGTAGAAAAAAGGCATGTgaggacttttatttatttatttatttttttccagaaaaaaatcgACTTGTAAGAGGCAGGCAAAGTTAAATATGGCCAAGAAGAATAATGAGGAAACTCTCACTTCTTAGTCTGAAGGGAGCAGAGAGCAAGGACTACAACTCAAGGAGCATGCTGCTATAAGAGAAAAGTCCCCAACAACAGCTGTGGTCTTCAGTGGCACAACACACCCACTGCCAACCCATAGTGCTGGCAGAGAGAGCCTGAAATCTCCCTCCttccacaccttttttttttttttcttttcttttttgtatttttagtagagatgggatttcactgtgttagccaggatggtctcgatctgctgacctcatgatctacccacctcggcctcccaaagtgctgggattacagctgtgagccactgcgcccggcccctgggTGCATCCCATTGGGTGAGACTAGTAAAAACTCCAGTGGCTAAGAAGACCTGGTTGATACAGAAgtcagaaaaaagcaaaaagtgtGGAACAACTCATTTAGAATCTCCAACTCACCCAGTTTGGCTCATCACTTCacaattccatgtctttgtttctTGTTGAAACTATGAGACTAATTTCCTCAAAAAGATATTGAGAAGAAGCCAAGGACCAGAAAGAAATAACCACTAGAAGGAGCTGCACAGTTCTAGGTATATTTGAttctagtattttttctttaatttctaccAGGTGCAATCACTATTACTGTCTCAATTTACTTCAGGATTTTGGAGGGCACCCACCTTCCCCCTTGTCTCCTCACACAATGACCCTGGGATCCCTGGGAAACGGCAGCAGCCACGTTTCTGCTACCTTCTTGCTGAGTGGCATTCCTGGGTTGGAGCACGTGCACATCTGGATCTCCATCCCACTGTGCTTCATGTACCTGGTTTCCATCCTGGGCAACTGCACAATTCTTTTCATCATTAAAACAGAGTGCTCACTCCATAAACCTATGTATCTCTTCTTGTCCATGCTGGCTCTGATTGACCTGGGTCTGTCCCTTTGCACTCTCCCTACAGTCCTCAGCATCTTTTGGGTTGGGGCACGAGAAATTAGCCACGATGCCTGCTTTGCTCAGCTCTTTTTCATTCACTGCTTATCCTTCCTCGAGTCCTCTGTGCTACTGTCTATGGCCTTTGACCGCTTTGTGGCTATCTGCTGCCCCTTGCACTATGCTtccattctcaccaacacagtcATTGGCAGGATTGGCCTGATCTCTCTGGGTCGTAGTGTGGCACTTATTTTTCCATTGCCTTTTATGCTCAAAAGATTCACCTATTGTGGCTCCCCAGTTCTCTCACATTCTTATTGTCTCCACCAAGAAGTGATGAAATTGGCCTGTGCCAGTATGAAGGCCAACAGCATCTATGGCATGTTTGTCATCGTCTCTACAGTGGGTATAGACTCACTGCTCATCCTCTTCTCTTATGCTCTGATCCTGCACACCGTGCTGTCCATCACCTCCAGGGCTGAGAGACTCAAGGCTCTTAACACCTGTGTTTCCCACATCTGTGCTGTGCTACTCTTCTACACTCCCATGATTGGCCTCTCTGTCATCCATCGCTTTGGAAAGCAGGCACCCACCCTGGTCCAGGTGGTCATGGGTTTCATGtatcttctctttcctcccatGATGAATCCCATTGTCTACAGTGTGAAGACGAAACAGATCCGGGATCGAGTGACCCATGCCTTTTGTTACTAACTGTGTCTAGTGTTAGAGCCACTGTCTCCTGAAACATGCCCTTGTTTACCTATCCTTTATAATTTCTAACATGCATGAAATAAAAGAGACATTTACttactcaacaaatatgtatAGGGATGAGTCACCGTCCTTACAGAATGCTCACTCTTTTGTGGCAAGGGCAAGGGGGGATAAAATGTAATATGatatggtaaattttattttctaaaaatagccACAAGAATAATTCTAATCCCACATTCTCTTCCAGGAACTTGCTACTCCTCATAAAGAGATAGAGTCTATTTCTTCTCCCCTTGTAACTGGATAGAATTTGTAAATGCCTCATGAATTGAATATTGTGGAAATAGCCCATgtatctcctctctctctctctctgttccacCTCAATTCCTCTACTATTTCTGTCTGTTTCACTCAATGCTTGTTTTTGAAACCCAGCCCCTATACTAAGAGGAAGCCCAGACAATGTGGAGAGGGCCCATGTAAGGTGTTCCATCCAATAGGCTCAACCAAGGTCTCACTCAGCTAAGGCTGAGAACTTAGCGGAGTCAGTGTTAACCACCAGTGGGTGGAGAATCCTCAGATTATTCCATTCGGCAACCTTCCAACCTCTCCAATTGGCATCTGATAAAGCAATCAATTGTTCTCTGACTCAGCCAAAATTACAgatttgtaaacaaaataaatatttttaagacgCTAAATTTTGGGAAGATTCATTACACAATCACATGTTAATTGTATTCTTCAAAGTTAAAAGAAGTCGGTTTGGGAGTCATCTTCCCCTAGCTGGGGGAAGGGTGCATCAAAAAAGTTGTCCCTGAATTGACACAGTAATAGCCTTAAGGGAAATGTAGACATTAGGCAGTCAAAAACTGTAAGAGGAAGGAGACAAAAATATGCTCCAGTCCaaaggaacagcatgtgcaaaccTGAAGCAGAAGTGAGAGAGACGAAAATGTATTCTGAGAATTATCTGAAGtgttgtttttgttgccatttttaTTCTCTAGAATGTCGGAAAGGTTTAAGAAAAATGAGGTGAAGTGGAAACAGATTGGGGTACTGACTGTATCAGAAAGATTACAAGCCAAGGAACCAAGGATAGTTTGTTATGCCCTTTTATATGTTGTATTGTTATGGTACCCCCAAGACATTCTAGATAAAAGTTATGTTTTGAGTAATACATGTCAATATAGTATTTGCAGTTTTGGCTTGGAGGTAACTGTGAGGAAAGCAAGCTTGAATATGATATTGCCAAGGGGAGCTTTGAACACCTAGAGAGAAGCATGAGAATGTCATGTTCCTGCATGGTTTTAGTGCAGGATCAAGAAAGGGTGTGGCTGAACACAATGTCTTCTACTATGAAGTGTATGTGGAGCCAGTTCTCACCTGAGGCTGGTCTCTTCCAAGGCAATCTAGTACCCCTGACATTTAACATTGGATATGCCTGTCCCTGCTCCTAACACCAGTGTCCCATCCTGTTTGGCATGAGAACACTATTTCTGCAATGATATCATCAAccctaaaataatcaaaaggatCAGAACCCAGTTTAAAAGAGCTTATTTAGTCACAAAGTTGAGAATGACCATTTGAGTAACAGACCCCAAAGGAATGGGGTCATTGCTCCGAAGCTGAAAAGTTAAGGATTTGCTTATGCACGTGGAAAGCAAATAAATTTAAGAGGACTACAACATTTTCCATACTAAGGCTGACTTTTGAATTATAGCAATTTGAATAGttacagctttttttcttttccaatttgaaagAGTATATTTAACATTCCAGTCTAGACAATGTGATAGTCCTGAGGTTTTCATGTAAGAGAAGTTAAGATGTAAGTTAATCTATAATGAAGATCAACAATGGAGTGGGAAAAGGTCTTCTCTAACATCCTATAGTtttttacaacattttaaaaaacaacgtaattaaataaaaggaaaactctAGCATCCTATAGTtttttacaacattttaaaaaacaatgtaattAAAGAAAAGTATTCTCTTACAATAAGAGAAACAAAGGTAACAGCTGCCTAGGTTATAGCTGCCTGTTATGTAACTCAGATCCCATAATCACGTTCTTCTAAGGCTCAATATTCCAACATCGTTCATTGAGAATTTCTCATTTTTACAATGTGTATGTGTGAATTGTGGGTATTAACATGCAGAAGGCCTATGATTAGCTGTACACAGCAAATTGAATACAATATGTCTGTGAGTGTCGTGAGTGGTGTATGTCTTTTATGTTTGTGCATACGGAAAACTTCggaagaaaaaattaaaccaCTGAAAATTTTGAGG encodes:
- the LOC105468648 gene encoding olfactory receptor 51G2, giving the protein MTLGSLGNGSSHVSATFLLSGIPGLEHVHIWISIPLCFMYLVSILGNCTILFIIKTECSLHKPMYLFLSMLALIDLGLSLCTLPTVLSIFWVGAREISHDACFAQLFFIHCLSFLESSVLLSMAFDRFVAICCPLHYASILTNTVIGRIGLISLGRSVALIFPLPFMLKRFTYCGSPVLSHSYCLHQEVMKLACASMKANSIYGMFVIVSTVGIDSLLILFSYALILHTVLSITSRAERLKALNTCVSHICAVLLFYTPMIGLSVIHRFGKQAPTLVQVVMGFMYLLFPPMMNPIVYSVKTKQIRDRVTHAFCY